The following are from one region of the Aspergillus chevalieri M1 DNA, chromosome 1, nearly complete sequence genome:
- a CDS encoding uncharacterized protein (COG:I;~EggNog:ENOG410PV78;~InterPro:IPR023606,IPR003673;~PFAM:PF02515;~go_function: GO:0008410 - CoA-transferase activity [Evidence IEA]): MATHTVIPGDDIYGPGSYIDKQPIPVPQDARRIFEYLAKTTPGFTQDQRHWDNVTFNGRPEPSIPGPIKAPVVAAALHAMCGVVANEIVEDRDNQKQSSEQAKVSVNTDHAAIWMGSIFTPHINGTDVQDLFKANKLGALFEKDLEHGWMDSFMNLRTTAIYKTATPGVWYQLHGSLDAAPVLRSMGMDPEYPAKTPYEAYEYIASHVEKWMADELEMHNVRNGFCGEICYTPGDWRKTEMGKRLAEHPLINYKRQSHAIPTPPTPFPSRIGSSDRRPLAGVKVVELVRIIAGPVIGNTLAAFGADVIRVGCDKLRDLNVLQLSLNTGKRTINLDLNSPEDKQRLHDLLQDADVFVQGFRPKTIARKGFGLNDLLSLAGTRGKGIVYVEENAFGPDGIFHERPGWQQIGDAASGSSYVTGRSLGYTDGTSVLPPLPISDMTTGLLGALGTMLALRDRARTGGSYHVLSSLVAADEIALRPEIGLYSPEVVAKNVETFKWGTMGPSQYVTEVLNLVMDGWKRVFPEHLTPGTEQSFMVGFEESVWGKMEMLKPVVKIGDEAVSPRWETPTVPNCGQDKGITWL; the protein is encoded by the coding sequence ATGGCAACCCACACAGTAATCCCCGGCGACGACATCTACGGCCCGGGCTCATACATCGACAAACAACCCATCCCCGTCCCCCAAGACGCTCGTCGCATCTTTGAATACCTAGCCAAAACCACCCCCGGGTTCACTCAAGACCAGCGACACTGGGACAATGTCACCTTCAACGGTCGTCCAGAGCCCTCAATCCCAGGCCCTATCAAAGCACCCGTGGTAGCGGCTGCGCTGCACGCCATGTGTGGTGTTGTTGCAAATGAGATTGTCGAAGACCGCGATAACCAAAAGCAATCGAGTGAGCAGGCAAAAGTGTCTGTGAACACGGACCACGCGGCGATCTGGATGGGAAGTATCTTCACGCCGCACATCAACGGGACGGATGTACAGGATTTGTTCAAGGCGAATAAATTGGGTGCCTTGTTTGAGAAAGATCTTGAACACGGATGGATGGATAGTTTTATGAACTTGCGCACCACTGCGATTTACAAGACTGCTACGCCTGGTGTGTGGTACCAGCTTCACGGCTCGCTGGATGCAGCCCCAGTCCTGCGCTCAATGGGCATGGACCCAGAGTACCCAGCCAAGACGCCGTACGAAGCATATGAGTACATCGCCTCGCACGTTGAGAAATGGATGGCCGACGAGCTGGAGATGCACAATGTGCGGAACGGTTTCTGTGGTGAAATCTGCTACACGCCCGGTGACTGGCGCAAGACGGAAATGGGCAAGCGGCTCGCTGAACACCCGCTCATCAACTATAAGCGCCAGTCGCACGCTATTCCCACGCCGCCCACCCCATTTCCTTCACGCATTGGATCAAGTGACCGTCGCCCGCTTGCCGGTGTCAAGGTCGTGGAACTTGTCCGCATCATTGCGGGCCCCGTCATCGGAAACACACTCGCAGCTTTTGGTGCAGATGTGATCCGTGTCGGATGCGACAAGCTCCGTGATCTGAACGTGCTGCAACTCTCCTTGAACACGGGAAAGCGGACCATCAACCTCGACCTCAACAGTCCCGAAGACAAGCAACGTCTTCACGACCTCCTCCAAGACGCCGATGTCTTCGTGCAGGGTTTCCGCCCCAAGACCATCGCCCGCAAGGGCTTCGGTCTGAATGACTTGCTCTCTCTCGCCGGCACCCGCGGCAAGGGCATCGTTTACGTCGAGGAGAACGCCTTCGGGCCGGATGGCATCTTCCACGAGCGTCCCGGATGGCAGCAAATCGGCGACGCCGCGTCGGGATCGTCGTACGTCACCGGCCGCTCCCTAGGCTACACGGACGGAACCAGCGTGCTGCCGCCGCTGCCCATCTCCGACATGACAACCGGTCTGCTCGGTGCGTTGGGCACCATGCTCGCCCTCCGTGACCGCGCGCGCACCGGGGGTTCCTACCACGTGCTGAGCTCGCTTGTTGCTGCTGATGAGATTGCTCTCCGGCCCGAAATCGGCCTGTACAGCCCTGAAGTCGTGGCGAAGAATGTGGAAACGTTCAAGTGGGGAACTATGGGACCTTCGCAGTATGTCACTGAGGTGTTGAATTTGGTTATGGATGGGTGGAAAAGGGTGTTTCCGGAGCATTTGACGCCGGGGACGGAGCAGTCGTTTATGGTGGGTTTTGAGGAAAGTGTTtgggggaagatggagatgTTGAAGCCGGTTGTAAAGATTGGGGATGAGGCGGTTAGCCCGAGGTGGGAGACGCCTACGGTGCCAAATTGTGGGCAGGATAAGGGTATTACTTGGCTGTAG
- a CDS encoding rhomboid family protein (COG:S;~EggNog:ENOG410PGNB;~InterPro:IPR035952,IPR013861;~PFAM:PF08551;~TransMembrane:7 (o6-27i48-65o77-94i106-128o134-153i173-191o197-214i);~go_component: GO:0016021 - integral component of membrane [Evidence IEA];~go_process: GO:0006890 - retrograde vesicle-mediated transport, Golgi to endoplasmic reticulum [Evidence IEA]) yields MVRVNIPPATRICLVSLLTLSLLYNIARWRQISSISGTTGKTQLTMPIVVPYLTLVPLRLFYYPWTLLTATFVEQNIFTVLLNLATLFYGGKYLERAWSSREFAKFIVTIAVIPNVVIVPFYLLWAAIRGDPSIGLTQICGGISIQASFLVAFKQLVPEHTVTVFKGLVQMRVKHFPALFLFLNTISGVVLGTESAAILSWLGLLTSWTYLRFFKRQPDLTGTSTDGMGIKGDASETFAFACLFPDVIQPPIAAISDQIYNLLVSLKICTPFSEEAIASGNQQVLARGEAGLPTLLSSHRASSMRGTGKREEAERRRALALRALDQRLQAAAAGRAQSHSPSSAASSQPTRAATPTVSAGQGMLGGTNYTPDNA; encoded by the exons ATGGTCCGAGTTAACATTCCTCCGGCAACCCGCATCTGTCTCGTCAGTCTCCTCACCCTTTCCCTGCTCTACAACATCGCCCGATGGCGCCAAATAAGCAGCATCAGTGGCACCACCGGCAAAACCCAGCTGACTATGCCTATCGTCGTCCCCTACCTAACTCTCGTTCCCTTGCGACTCTTCTACTACCCATGGACCCTCCTCACGGCCACCTTTGTCGAGCAAAACATCTTCACCGTCCTTCTGAACCTGGCTACCCTCTTCTATGGCGGCAAGTACCTTGAGCGTGCCTGGAGTTCTCGGGAGTTCGCCAAATTCATTGTCACCATCGCCGTCATCCCCAATGTGGTCATCGTGCCATTCTATCTGTTGTGGGCAGCCATCAGGGGTGACCCGTCGATAGG CCTCACTCAAATCTGCGGTGGAATATCGATCCAAGCCTCCTTCCTTGTCGCTTTCAAGCAGCTCGTTCCCGAACACACCGTCACTGTATTCAAGGGTCTGGTGCAGATGCGCGTCAAACATTTTCccgccctcttcctctttctcaacACCATCAGCGGCGTGGTGCTGGGAACCGAAAGTGCAGCGATTCTCTCCTGGCTTGGTCTCTTGACCAGCTGGACATACCTCCGGTTCTTCAAGCGGCAGCCTGATCTCACCGGCACGTCCACCGACGGCATGGGCATCAAGGGCGATGCAAGCGAAACCTTTGCTTTTGCCTGTCTTTTCCCCGATGTGATCCAACCGCCGATCGCCGCGATTTCCGACCAAATCTACAATCTGCTCGTCTCTCTCAAGATCTGTACCCCGTTCTCGGAGGAGGCTATCGCTTCGGGGAACCAGCAGGTCCTTGCCAGAGGGGAGGCCGGCCTCCCGACGCTACTCAGCAGCCATCGGGCTAGTAGCATGCGAGGTACGGGTAAGCGCGAGGAGGCAGAACGACGACGAGCCCTGGCTCTCAGGGCTCTGGACCAGCGTCTTCAGGCGGCAGCTGCAGGAAGAGCGCAGTCTCACTCGCCGTCGTCGGCAGCATCTAGCCAACCTACCCGCGCTGCAACACCTACAGTATCAGCAGGACAGGGAATGTTAGGAGGCACCAACTACACGCCGGATAACGCTtga
- a CDS encoding uncharacterized protein (TransMembrane:1 (o94-112i)), with amino-acid sequence MSCSCPGPLNHHHLTIFNCFNHFPLLAATLSVNRLAASFPGLSAREKSNDRPTPPDFNASPEYFRRACLYPSLSSHCFDLPSFDSLLLLTPFSILYYILSLLLLLSPLPLSVPHPLTNRKNPVLACERFLRHSSLPHM; translated from the coding sequence ATGTCCTGCAGTTGCCCGGGACCTTTaaatcaccaccacctgACCATCTTCAACTGCTTCAATCACTTTCCGCTTCTCGCTGCGACTCTATCTGTCAACCGCTTGGCTGCGTCCTTCCCCGGTCTTTCTGCCCGCGAAAAAAGCAACGATAGGCCAACGCCTCCCGATTTCAACGCATCTCCAGAGTACTTCCGCAGAGCCTGTCTCTAtccctccctctcttccCATTGTTTCGATCTTCCATCTTTTGACTCCCTCTTGCTCCTCACTCCTTTCTCTATTCTATATTATATTCTcagtcttcttctccttctctctccACTCCCTCTCTCCGTTCCCCATCCCCTCACCAATCGAAAGAATCCTGTTTTGGCATGCGAGCGGTTCCTGCGCCATAGCTCCCTCCCACACATGTAA
- a CDS encoding mitochondrial 54S ribosomal protein mL61 (COG:J;~EggNog:ENOG410PQK7;~InterPro:IPR040049,IPR036249,IPR007741;~PFAM:PF05047;~go_component: GO:0005739 - mitochondrion [Evidence IEA];~go_function: GO:0003735 - structural constituent of ribosome [Evidence IEA]) produces the protein MVNLFKRMRKLRSKILHVTVGPGAAILPSPQTATKEFPAITRLHLTYAQKIYNGHQGARHFWRQCLPRLKYHNPSIPMTVKQTQDQDGPAALTIYFAEQVSNAATLNAAKDVNDKYAPAAGESEKTAVVDLKDLDWKRIWDKVRIMTGAKEVQASQKEEEEVKKLEQMAVQSVKDRERNAKIRQAKKDQERMLQEARGEVERLRQT, from the exons ATGGTGAACCTTTTCAAGCGAATGCGGAAGTTGAGATCA AAA ATCCTCCATGTCACTGTCGGCCCCGGCGCCGCAATTCTCCCATCCCCCCAAACAGCAACAAAAGAATTCCCCGCCATCACCCGCCTGCACCTAACCTACGCCCAAAAAATCTACAACGGCCACCAAGGCGCGCGCCACTTCTGGCGCCAATGCCTCCCGCGCCTGAAATACCACAACCCGTCCATCCCGATGACAGTTAAGCAAACGCAAGACCAAGATGGCCCCGCGGCACTGACGATTTACTTCGCCGAGCAAGTGAGTAACGCTGCCACACTGAACGCTGCGAAGGATGTGAATGATAAGTATGCGCCTGCGGCGGGGGAGAGTGAGAAGACGGCTGTTGTGGATTTGAAGGATTTGGATTGGAAAAGGATTTGGGATAAGGTGCGGATCATGACGGGGGCGAAAGAGGTGCAGGCTAGTCaaaaggaggaggaggaggttaAGAAATTAGAGCAGATGGCGGTGCAGTCCGTGAAGGATCGGGAGCGGAATGCGAAGATTCGGCAGGCAAAGAAGGATCAGGAGAGAATGTTGCAGGAGGCTAGGGGCGAGGTTGAGAGGTTGAGGCAGACCTGA
- a CDS encoding uncharacterized protein (COG:S;~EggNog:ENOG410PZJ2), whose product MSADSQYEFQVFTSQELQEHPCLLSLWSMINSAFISHRKGFLQPSHRDSDRFQTPQDVISDLGPHGLCCVLFIADDTYTPIAYAGVKPYKEHFRLEVGGDVDYSGSRPTHWYSIIDWELSSVVVQDDARYARKGFAARCCTKVESALVNRFRDERSKQQDDRGMPEKITIWIQAIRELAGAYWSRRGYQEVSVKRVGAGRWGAARPFDLITGKKELAM is encoded by the coding sequence ATGTCTGCCGACTCACAGTATGAATTCCAGGTGTTCACGTCACAGGAACTGCAGGAACACCCATGTTTGTTATCTCTCTGGTCCATGATTAATAGCGCCTTCATCTCCCACCGGAAAGGATTCTTGCAACCATCACACAGAGATAGCGACCGTTTCCAGACGCCGCAGGATGTCATCAGCGATCTTGGCCCACACGGCTTGTGCTGCGTGCTATTCATTGCCGATGATACATATACTCCGATTGCTTATGCTGGTGTGAAACCATACAAGGAACATTTCAGGCTGGAAGTGGGAGGCGATGTGGATTATTCTGGATCGAGGCCTACACATTGGTACTCGATCATTGACTGGGAATTGTCCAGTGTGGTCGTTCAGGATGACGCGAGATATGCAAGGAAAGGCTTTGCGGCTCGCTGCTGTACTAAGGTCGAGTCAGCTCTCGTCAACCGGTTTCGGGATGAGAGGTCAAAACAGCAAGACGACAGAGGCATGCCCGAGAAAATCACTATATGGATCCAAGCAATCCGTGAACTTGCTGGTGCATACTGGAGCAGACGAGGGTACCAAGAAGTTAGCGTCAAGCGCGTCGGCGCAGGCCGTTGGGGTGCAGCACGGCCATTCGACCTCATTACTGGGAAGAAGGAATTAGCCATGTAG
- a CDS encoding WD40 repeat domain-containing protein (COG:S;~EggNog:ENOG410PSPM;~InterPro:IPR036322,IPR015943,IPR001680,IPR006594, IPR017986;~PFAM:PF08513;~go_function: GO:0005515 - protein binding [Evidence IEA]), translated as MSHPDLTSHHVNYLIWRYLQESGLGDAAVMLQRAWNHDPQSLPFAPYIRTHALVSLVQKGLQYHELEKSLDKEGNPVPFTPSSYFFGPQPLESDLLRTPAGPAEAADHAALVSPTSKVARDAATNGHLTAETGKKSRKGDRADTAVAAANGEESSMEIDTNGIHKDHDESPVADATIDGDGDVSMIRSESQGQEPAAPPPPPPPPTLATGHSVGVQISPAKAADLSPGTALLNVAGKDHVTRTLWRPRDPTVVVAAGDTFCSLWKLSSSSQPAPENLVDGSREDTCVSAVAWDPTGQKLAVATYNDMRGSITMYDVHGHAVDLLPEVPRMITGLHWAESGSHLVVVASDSRVSELALWDDSLRPDVFPAPQVIDGSIYDLSWIGPNQAFACSDGSVYQCQVDSSIHITRTFSSGAPDTTWTFIRCASAGPSSSMAVAASSSTASFWIPTHDMRLDEAHQGDITAIELRADSRQSPFVLASSSADDTVKIWHIDPGSKRFECIHRLFLGPSIPALAGCFSPDGYALAAASKERLYIWNAERGGSAMATWALPSSEDAKEGPDQAVNGHNGTGDSLPDRSLSWDTNGKKLAFGVGHQMAIVNLQR; from the exons ATGTCGCACCCCGATTTAACCTCGCATCATGTCAATTATTTAATATGGAG GTATCTCCAGGAGTCGG GTCTTGGTGATGCTGCTGTAATGCTACAGCGCGCATGGAACCATGATCCGCAGAGTTTACCATTTGCTCCCTACATCAGAACTCATGCGCTGGTGTCCTTGGTCCAGAAAGGTCTACAGTATCATGAACTCGAGAAGTCTCTCGACAAG GAGGGAAACCCGGTCCCTTTCACCCCATCCAGTTATTTCTTCGGGCCACAACCACTCGAATCGGATTTGCTGCGTACTCCAGCTGGCCCGGCTGAAGCCGCGGACCACGCGGCGCTTGTCTCGCCAACCAGCAAAGTGGCGCGAGACGCCGCGACCAACGGTCACCTGACAGCCGAGACTGGCAAAAAGTCACGCAAGGGAGATCGCGCGGACACTGCTGTGGCTGCTGCGAACGGTGAGGAGAGTTCTATGGAAATCGACACCAATGGCATCCACAAGGATCACGATGAATCCCCTGTCGCCGATGCGACCATCGACGGTGACGGGGATGTAAGCATGATTCGGTCGGAATCGCAAGGTCAGGAACCAGCCGcgccgccaccgccgccCCCACCGCCTACCTTGGCGACCGGCCACAGCGTTGGCGTCCAGATCAGCCCCGCCAAGGCCGCTGACCTCAGCCCCGGCACTGCGCTACTGAATGTGGCTGGTAAGGACCACGTGACACGAACCTTGTGGCGCCCCCGCGATCCCACCGTTGTCGTAGCAGCCGGTGATACCTTTTGCAGCCTGTGGAAGCTGTCCTCCTCGTCACAGCCAGCGCCAGAAAACCTGGTTGATGGCTCCCGGGAGGACACTTGCGTCTCTGCCGTGGCATGGGACCCAACCGGTCAGAAGCTGGCCGTCGCAACCTACAATGACATGCGCGGCTCAATTACCATGTACGATGTGCATGGCCATGCAGTCGACCTTTTGCCCGAGGTGCCTCGCATGATTACGGGCTTGCATTGGGCAGAAAGCGGCTCGCATCTGGTTGTTGTTGCGTCGGACAGTCGAGTCTCCGAGCTGGCTCTCTGGGACGATTCATTACGGCCGGATGTGTTTCCCGCGCCGCAAGTGATTGATGGGTCTATCTATGACCTGAGCTGGATTGGACCAAACCAAGCCTTCGCATGCAGCGACGGTTCGGTCTATCAATGTCAGGTCGACTCAAGCATTCATATCACCCGGACGTTCTCGTCTGGTGCACCTGACACCACATGGACATTTATCCGCTGCGCCAGTGCCGGGCCCTCCTCTTCCATGGCCGTAGCTGCATCCTCGTCCACCGCTTCGTTCTGGATTCCCACGCATGATATGCGCCTAGACGAAGCGCACCAGGGCGACATTACGGCTATTGAACTTCGTGCTGATTCTCGGCAATCTCCATTTGTcctggcttcttcttcggctgaTGACACCGTTAAGATTTGGCATATTGACCCGGGGTCGAAACGTTTCGAGTGCATCCACCGCTTATTCCTTGGGCCGTCTATTCCCGCTCTTGCTGGATGCTTTTCACCGGATGGTTATGCCCTGGCGGCCGCCAGCAAGGAAAGATTGTACATTTGGAATGCTGAGCGTGGCGGCTCGGCGATGGCCACCTGGGCGCTTCCAAGTTCAGAAGATGCCAAAGAAGGCCCGGACCAGGCTGTCAATGGACACAATGGGACGGGTGATTCATTACCTGATCGGTCCCTTTCCTGGGATACTAATGGGAAGAAGCTTGCCTTTGGTGTTGGCCATCAG ATGGCTATTGTGAATTTGCAACGTTGA
- the CDC60 gene encoding leucine--tRNA ligase CDC60 (BUSCO:EOG092601KZ;~COG:J;~EggNog:ENOG410PGGF;~InterPro:IPR009080,IPR013155,IPR004493,IPR009008, IPR002300;~PFAM:PF08264;~go_function: GO:0000166 - nucleotide binding [Evidence IEA];~go_function: GO:0002161 - aminoacyl-tRNA editing activity [Evidence IEA];~go_function: GO:0004812 - aminoacyl-tRNA ligase activity [Evidence IEA];~go_function: GO:0004823 - leucine-tRNA ligase activity [Evidence IEA];~go_function: GO:0005524 - ATP binding [Evidence IEA];~go_process: GO:0006418 - tRNA aminoacylation for protein translation [Evidence IEA];~go_process: GO:0006429 - leucyl-tRNA aminoacylation [Evidence IEA]): MAAAAASAAALDPGNSSKNTLKLENTQRRDALIELEKKYQEKWKNEKVFEVNAPSLSEVPAGSMTAAELREKYPKFFGTMAYPYMNGTLHAGHSFTASKVEFMTGFARMEGKRALFPLGFHCTGMPIKACADKLRDEVQKFGQNFEGYKEESEQVEETAAPTQEVKAEQEKFSGKKSKAAAKTVKMKYQFQIMLAIGLPIEEIHKFADADHWLQHFPPLAIRDLDSLGARVDWRRQFVTTDANPYYDAFVRWQMNRLHELGKIMYGNRYTIYSPKDGQPCMDHDRTEGEGIGPQEYTAMKLQVKEWAPELAELVKGKIEDDAKVYFVPATLRPETMYGQTCCFVGPKINYGLYKVSEKEYFVVTKRAAWNMAFQGHFFDSENFPKSQDQLPLVVEAPGSAFVGTLVNAPLSLHTEGVRILPMDTVSATKGTGVVTSVPSDSPDDYATLMDLAKKPEFYGIKKEWAELEILPLIDTPNYGNLTAPTLVKQLKINSPKDVNQLAKAKELAYGEAFYKGTMIVGEFKGEPVSSVKDKIRQSLYKSGDAIPFADPMGKVTSRSGDDCVVAYLGQWFLNYGENDAQWQQDTLNHVVNTLNTYSNETKNGFEKNLSWLNRWACARTYGLGSKLPWDPQFLVESLSDSTVYMAYYTIAHLLHGDRYGSQPGLLGLKPEQMTDEVWDYVFTRRELSDELVSKSGISKESLQVMRREFEYFYPLDVRISGKDLIQNHLTFFLYIHLALFPSEYWPRGVRANGHLLLNGDKMSKSSGNFLTLRDAVDKFGADATRIAFADAGDGIEDANFEETVANSNILRLYTLKDWIEETAKDQSLRTGPADTFFDKVFDNELNSLVRETRQHYSDTNFKLALKSGLYDLTHARDTYREAATGAGIGLHRDMVFRYFELQALLLSPIAPHWAEYIWLEVLKKPESIHFARFPEVPEPSPELTAATNYVRSTSSTITSSEATLAKKLSKGKGSTFDPRKPKKITIYAAKKYPEWQEKYIDLVREAFDAVSISINDKELNAKVGKLGEMKKAMPFVQTLKKRLITSREQPDAVFERKLPFDEFAVLTEMIGNLKRITGAKEIEIVAVDEGGKSGEVVGTGEKREGISAENAVPGQPTFQFVNIAE; the protein is encoded by the exons ATGGCAGCCGCCGCTGCGTCCGCAGCTGCGCTCGATCCGggcaacagcagcaagaaCACTCTGAAGCTCGAAAAT ACCCAACGGAGAGACGCCCTCATCGAGCTCGAGAAGAAGTACCAAgaaaaatggaagaacgaGAAGGTCTTCGAGGTCAACGCGCCCTCCCTCTCTGAGGTCCCCGCGGGCTCGATGACTGCGGCCGAACTCCGTGAGAAGTACCCCAAGTTCTTCGGAACCATGGCCTACCCCTACATGAACGGTACCCTGCACGCTGGCCACAGTTTCACTGCCAGCAAGGTCGAGTTCATGACCGGTTTCGCCCGTATGGAGGGCAAGCGGGCCCTCTTTCCCCTCGGTTTCCACTGTACCGGTATGCCCATCAAGGCCTGTGCGGACAAACTGCGCGACGAGGTCCAGAAGTTCGGACAGAACTTCGAGGGCTATAAGGAGGAGAGTGAGCAGGTGGAGGAGACTGCAGCCCCCACGCAGGAGGTCAAGGCTGAGCAGGAGAAGTTCTCCGGAAAGAAGAGCAAGGCCGCCGCTAAGACTGTGAAGATGAAGTACCAGTTCCAGATTATGTTGGCTATTGGACTTCCGATTGAGGAGATTCACAAGTTCGCCGATGCGGACCACTGGCTTCAGCACTTCCCCCCGCTGGCTATCCGGGATCTTGACAGCTTGGGTGCGCGTGTTGACTGGAGAAGACAGTTCGTCACTACTGATGCGAACCCTTATTACGACGCTTTTGTGCGCTGGCAGATGAACCGCCTCCACGAACTGGGCAAGATTATGTACGGCAACCGTTACACCATCTACTCGCCCAAGGACGGCCAGCCCTGCATGGATCACGACCGGACTGAGGGTGAGGGTATCGGCCCTCAGGAGTACACCGCTATGAAGCTGCAGGTCAAGGAGTGGGCTCCGGAACTTGCTGAGCTGGTAAAGGGCAAGATTGAGGACGATGCCAAGGTCTACTTCGTTCCCGCTACCCTGCGTCCTGAGACCATGTACGGTCAGACTTGCTGCTTTGTCGGCCCTAAGATCAACTACGGTCTGTACAAGGTCAGCGAGAAGGAATATTTCGTTGTGACCAAGCGGGCTGCCTGGAACATGGCTTTCCAGGGTCACTTCTTTGACAGCGAGAACTTCCCCAAGTCTCAGGACCAGCTGCCGCTCGTTGTGGAGGCTCCTGGATCTGCTTTCGTCGGCACCCTGGTTAACGCACCTCTTTCGCTCCACACTGAGGGTGTCCGTATCCTGCCCATGGACACTGTCTCCGCTACCAAGGGTACTGGTGTTGTCACCTCGGTCCCCTCGGACAGCCCTGACGACTACGCCACCCTGATGGACCTGGCCAAGAAGCCCGAATTCTACGGAATCAAGAAGGAATGGGCCGAGCTCGAGATCCTCCCTCTCATCGATACCCCCAACTACGGTAACCTGACAGCTCCTACTCTGGTGAAGCAGCTCAAGATCAACTCGCCTAAGGATGTCAACCAGCTCGCCAAGGCCAAGGAGCTGGCTTATGGTGAAGCATTCTACAAGGGTACCATGATTGTCGGTGAGTTCAAGGGCGAGCCAGTCAGCAGCGTCAAGGACAAGATCCGCCAGTCCCTCTACAAGAGCGGTGATGCTATCCCGTTTGCCGACCCTATGGGCAAGGTTACTAGCCGTAGCGGTGACGACTGCGTCGTGGCCTACCTCGGTCAGTGGTTCTTGAACTACGGTGAAAACGACGCTCAATGGCAACAGGACACTCTCAACCACGTTGTCAACACACTCAACACCTACTCGAACGAGACTAAGAACGGTTTCGAGAAGAACCTTTCTTGGCTCAACCGCTGGGCATGTGCCAGAACCTATGGTTTGGGCTCCAAGCTCCCTTGGGACCCTCAATTCCTTGTCGAGAGTTTGAGTGACAGTACTGTCTACATGGCGTACTACACCATTGCGCACTTGCTGCACGGTGACCGCTACGGTTCCCAGCCCGGTCTTCTGGGCCTGAAGCCCGAGCAGATGACCGACGAGGTCTGGGACTACGTCTTCACGAGACGTGAGCTCAGCGACGAGCTCGTCTCCAAGAGCGGAATCAGCAAGGAGTCTCTGCAGGTCATGCGCAGAGAGTTTGAATACTTCTACCCTCTTGACGTCAGAATCTCGGGCAAGGACCTGATCCAGAAccacctgaccttcttcctctACATCCACCTTGCCCTCTTCCCCTCCGAGTACTGGCCCCGTGGTGTCCGTGCCAACGGTCACTTGCTCCTGAATGGTGACAAGATGAGCAAGAGTTCCGGCAACTTCCTTACCTTGCGGGACGCCGTTGACAAGTTCGGTGCTGACGCTACTCGTATCGCGTTCGCTGATGCTGGTGACGGTATTGAGGATGCTAACTTCGAGGAAACTGTTGCAAACAGCAACATCCTGAGATTGTACACACTCAAGGACTGGATTGAGGAGACCGCTAAGGATCAGTCCTTGCGTACCGGTCCTGCCGACACCTTCTTCGACAAGGTGTTTGACAACGAGCTTAACAGCCTTGTCCGTGAGACCAGACAGCACTACTCTGA CACCAACTTCAAGCTTGCCCTGAAGAGCGGTCTGTATGACCTGACTCACGCCCGTGACACCTACCGTGAAGCAGCGACCGGTGCCGGTATTGGATTGCACCGTGACATGGTCTTCCGCTACTTTGAGCTCCAGGCTCTCCTGCTCTCTCCCATCGCTCCTCACTGGGCCGAGTACATCTGGCTCGAGGTCCTCAAGAAGCCCGAATCCATCCACTTCGCCCGCTTCCCCGAAGTCCCTGAGCCCTCTCCTGAGCTCACGGCTGCCACCAACTACGTCCGCAGCACCTCTTCCACCATCACCTCCTCGGAGGCCACCCTCGCCAAGAAGCTCTCCAAGGGCAAGGGCTCGACCTTCGACCCCCGCAAGCCTAAGAAGATCACCATCTACGCCGCCAAGAAATACCCCGAGTGGCAAGAGAAGTACATCGACCTTGTCCGCGAGGCCTTTGACGCCGTCAGCATCTCGATCAACGACAAGGAACTCAACGCCAAGGTTGGCAAGCTGGGCGAGATGAAGAAGGCCATGCCGTTCGTGCAAACCCTCAAGAAGCGCCTGATCACGAGCCGCGAGCAGCCCGATGCCGTCTTCGAGCGGAAGCTGCCGTTTGACGAGTTCGCCGTCCTTACTGAGATGATTGGTAACTTGAAGCGGATTACTGGTGCCAAGGAGATTGAGATCGTTGCTGTTGATGAGGGTGGTAAGAGTGGTGAGGTTGTTGGTACTGGTGAAAAGAGGGAGGGGATTTCGGCTGAAAATGCGGTGCCTGGGCAGCCGACTTTCCAGTTTGTTAATATTGCGGaatga